The following proteins are co-located in the Nocardia bhagyanarayanae genome:
- a CDS encoding inorganic diphosphatase, translated as MEFDVTIEIPKGSRNKYEVDHETGRVRLDRFLYTSMAYPADYGFIENSLGEDGDPLDALVLLPDSVFPGVIVEARPVAMYKMEDEAGGDAKVLCVPAGDPRWDHIQDLADVPEFELAAIKHFFERYKDLEPGKYVKGSEWVGRAEAEAEVEASFKRLQEKGGH; from the coding sequence GTGGAGTTCGACGTCACCATCGAGATCCCCAAGGGTTCCCGCAACAAGTACGAGGTCGATCACGAGACCGGCCGTGTTCGGCTCGACCGGTTCCTCTACACCTCCATGGCCTACCCGGCCGACTACGGCTTCATCGAGAACTCGCTCGGCGAGGACGGTGACCCGCTGGACGCGCTGGTTCTGCTGCCCGACTCGGTGTTCCCCGGCGTGATCGTCGAGGCGCGCCCGGTCGCGATGTACAAGATGGAGGACGAGGCGGGCGGCGACGCCAAGGTGCTGTGCGTGCCCGCGGGCGATCCGCGCTGGGACCACATCCAGGACCTGGCCGACGTGCCGGAGTTCGAGCTCGCCGCGATCAAGCACTTCTTCGAGCGCTACAAGGACCTGGAGCCGGGCAAGTACGTCAAGGGCTCGGAGTGGGTCGGTCGCGCCGAGGCCGAGGCCGAGGTGGAAGCCTCCTTCAAGCGTCTGCAGGAGAAGGGCGGCCACTGA
- the tilS gene encoding tRNA lysidine(34) synthetase TilS codes for MGGAVRATPGQREAATGSGATAGGAGSGGPRRLPETAAVLEVRRAVRAWAGEYLAQGASVAVGLSGGADSLALTAAAVVEIRHVDALVVDHRLQEGSGQVAADAAAAALALGCRSARVLAVDVGTEGGLEAAARTARYAALDAARHGAPVLLGHTLDDQAETVLLGLARGSGGRSIQGMAAYAEPWGRPLLGVRRATTRQMCADLGRTPHEDPHNLSPEFTRVRLRTEALPLLEEVLGGGVAAALARTAEQLREDGALLDVLADELLEAAKVPAPAADGPGAADDEAALSIEMLATAPAALRRRAIRSWLLQSGAKALTDKHLRAVDALVTAWRGQGGVAVGGGSPDTRLVAAREHGRLTLRGHDRCLRSD; via the coding sequence ATGGGCGGTGCGGTGCGAGCGACGCCCGGGCAGCGCGAGGCGGCCACGGGCAGTGGTGCGACTGCGGGCGGCGCTGGTTCGGGTGGGCCGCGGAGGTTGCCGGAGACCGCGGCGGTGCTCGAGGTCAGGCGTGCGGTGCGGGCCTGGGCGGGGGAGTATCTGGCCCAGGGCGCTTCGGTAGCGGTGGGCCTGTCCGGTGGGGCGGACTCGCTGGCTCTGACGGCCGCGGCGGTCGTCGAGATCCGGCACGTCGACGCGCTGGTCGTCGACCATCGCCTGCAAGAAGGCTCGGGGCAGGTGGCGGCGGACGCGGCCGCCGCGGCCCTCGCGCTCGGCTGCCGATCGGCCCGCGTGCTCGCGGTGGACGTCGGCACCGAAGGCGGCTTGGAGGCGGCGGCGCGCACGGCCAGGTACGCGGCGTTGGACGCCGCCCGCCACGGCGCGCCCGTCTTGCTCGGCCACACCCTCGACGATCAGGCCGAGACCGTGCTGCTCGGACTCGCCCGCGGTTCCGGCGGACGCTCGATCCAGGGCATGGCGGCCTACGCCGAACCGTGGGGCAGGCCCCTGCTCGGCGTCCGCCGGGCCACGACCCGCCAGATGTGCGCCGATCTCGGCCGTACCCCGCACGAGGACCCGCACAACCTGTCGCCCGAATTCACCAGGGTCCGGCTGCGCACCGAGGCGTTGCCGCTGCTCGAGGAAGTACTCGGTGGCGGCGTCGCGGCCGCGCTCGCCCGCACCGCCGAGCAACTGCGCGAGGACGGCGCGCTGCTGGACGTGCTTGCCGACGAGTTGCTGGAGGCCGCGAAGGTGCCCGCACCCGCCGCCGACGGTCCCGGCGCCGCCGATGATGAGGCGGCGCTCTCGATCGAGATGCTCGCCACTGCGCCCGCCGCGCTACGCCGCAGGGCGATCCGCTCCTGGCTGCTGCAAAGCGGAGCGAAAGCCCTGACCGACAAGCATTTACGGGCGGTGGACGCGCTGGTCACGGCGTGGCGCGGGCAGGGAGGGGTGGCCGTCGGCGGCGGGTCACCGGACACGAGGTTGGTTGCCGCGCGCGAACATGGCAGGCTGACACTGCGTGGACACGACAGATGTCTGCGCAGTGACTGA
- a CDS encoding D-alanyl-D-alanine carboxypeptidase/D-alanyl-D-alanine-endopeptidase, whose protein sequence is MWIGFGATFGVLLIAAAGALVVVQPWTPEFRHGGLTIAAPPAPVKPFPRVAPAPSNAPAPSPAGVAAALGGALANPDLGTFAGVVTDADSGTTLWSQDPGTPMIPSSTAKILTTAAALLALPADQRVTTKVVAGAAPNELVLVGGGDPTLTAQPDGKGYYPNGPRLADLVAQIRLAGSAADTIVVDTTAFAGPTMAKGWEDSDIPGGSIAPIEAVMIDGGRLEPLVEYSPRTSTPALDAGRRLATELGLDPSRVRAGKAAPGAAEVASVQSAPLRDRLRDMMVYSDNVLAETIGREIAVATGHEPSFGGAVAAVAATLEKAGFDLNGVVMHDTSGLSTDDRVTARLLDKIVATAAQSAGDALTRPTGTKARPAGEKLAATLAPMLDDLPVAGATGSLAGRYVTQNRGGAGWVRAKTGTLSVASTLVGYVLDRDGRVLTFALMSNDRPPEVSRPALDAIAGTLRNCGCS, encoded by the coding sequence ATGTGGATCGGATTCGGGGCGACCTTCGGGGTGCTGCTGATCGCGGCCGCCGGTGCGTTGGTCGTCGTCCAGCCGTGGACCCCGGAATTCCGGCACGGTGGGCTGACCATCGCCGCGCCGCCCGCTCCGGTGAAGCCTTTTCCGCGGGTGGCTCCCGCGCCGTCGAACGCGCCCGCGCCGAGCCCGGCCGGTGTCGCCGCGGCGCTCGGGGGCGCGCTGGCGAATCCTGATCTCGGCACGTTCGCCGGTGTCGTCACCGACGCCGACAGCGGGACCACGCTGTGGAGCCAGGACCCGGGCACGCCGATGATTCCGTCGTCCACCGCCAAGATCCTCACCACCGCGGCCGCGCTGCTCGCGCTGCCTGCGGACCAGCGCGTCACCACCAAAGTGGTCGCCGGGGCCGCGCCGAACGAACTGGTGCTGGTCGGCGGCGGCGACCCGACGCTCACCGCGCAGCCCGACGGCAAGGGCTACTACCCGAACGGCCCGCGCCTCGCGGACCTGGTCGCGCAGATCCGGCTGGCCGGCAGCGCGGCGGACACCATCGTGGTCGACACCACCGCCTTCGCCGGGCCGACCATGGCGAAGGGCTGGGAGGACTCCGACATCCCCGGCGGCTCGATCGCGCCGATCGAAGCGGTGATGATCGACGGCGGCCGCCTCGAACCGCTCGTCGAATACTCCCCGCGCACCTCGACCCCCGCACTGGACGCCGGACGCAGGCTGGCCACCGAACTCGGGCTCGACCCGTCTCGGGTGCGCGCGGGCAAGGCGGCGCCGGGCGCGGCCGAGGTGGCCAGCGTGCAGTCCGCGCCGCTGCGCGACCGGCTGCGCGACATGATGGTCTACTCCGACAACGTGCTCGCCGAGACCATCGGCCGGGAGATCGCGGTGGCGACCGGACACGAACCGTCGTTCGGCGGTGCGGTCGCCGCCGTGGCCGCCACACTGGAGAAGGCGGGCTTCGATCTGAACGGGGTGGTGATGCACGACACGAGCGGACTCTCCACCGACGACCGCGTCACCGCGCGTCTGCTGGACAAGATCGTCGCCACCGCCGCCCAGTCCGCCGGTGACGCGCTCACCCGGCCGACCGGCACCAAGGCCCGGCCCGCGGGCGAGAAGCTCGCGGCCACCCTCGCGCCGATGCTGGACGATCTGCCGGTCGCGGGTGCGACGGGCTCGCTGGCCGGCCGCTATGTCACCCAGAACCGCGGCGGCGCCGGATGGGTGCGCGCCAAGACCGGAACTCTCTCGGTGGCCAGCACGTTGGTCGGGTATGTGCTCGACCGGGATGGCCGGGTGCTGACCTTCGCGTTGATGTCGAACGATCGGCCGCCGGAGGTGAGCAGGCCCGCGTTGGACGCCATCGCAGGCACGCTGCGCAACTGTGGATGCTCGTGA
- a CDS encoding zinc-dependent metalloprotease, with protein MIEGADKTRESAVADPASDGKARRRSGLSGAVDWRLAARTGAALVPAGPRTSRYSAEQVVTELAEASVRAEGPVREVSGLLDDQPVPAARIVDRPGWIGAAAESMALLTGTGGDPHGRGAFAGKPAGVQAGAMLAFLSTAILGQYDPFTGQDGTLLLVAPNIMAVERALGVPPSDFRLWVCLHEVTHRVQFSSAPWLADYMRGNVDVLSEVGDEPLTDMLTRLVDELRDRRRGTASDDPATRGVVGLLRATQAQPQREALDRLLMLGTLLEGHADHVMDAVGPTVIPTVEQIRAAFDKRRKRPTNPVQRILRALLGVDAKVAQYIRGKAFVDHVVGRVGMERFNVVWSNPETLPRPDEIDNPDRWIARVLG; from the coding sequence ATGATCGAAGGCGCTGACAAGACACGCGAATCCGCCGTCGCCGATCCGGCATCGGACGGCAAGGCGCGACGTCGCTCCGGCCTGTCCGGCGCCGTCGACTGGCGGTTGGCCGCGCGCACCGGGGCGGCCCTGGTGCCCGCGGGTCCGCGCACCTCGCGGTACTCGGCCGAGCAGGTGGTCACCGAGCTGGCCGAGGCGTCGGTGCGGGCCGAGGGACCGGTTCGCGAGGTGAGCGGACTGCTCGACGACCAGCCCGTGCCCGCGGCGCGCATCGTCGACCGGCCCGGCTGGATCGGCGCGGCCGCCGAATCCATGGCCCTGCTCACCGGAACCGGCGGCGATCCGCATGGCCGCGGCGCCTTCGCGGGGAAGCCCGCGGGCGTGCAGGCCGGCGCGATGCTGGCGTTCCTCTCCACTGCCATCCTCGGCCAGTACGACCCGTTCACCGGGCAGGACGGCACGTTGCTGCTGGTCGCGCCGAACATCATGGCCGTCGAGCGCGCGCTCGGCGTCCCGCCCAGCGACTTCCGGCTCTGGGTGTGCCTGCACGAGGTGACCCACCGGGTGCAGTTCTCCTCCGCGCCCTGGCTGGCCGACTACATGCGCGGCAACGTCGACGTCCTTTCCGAGGTCGGCGACGAACCGCTGACCGACATGCTGACCCGTTTGGTCGACGAGCTGCGCGACCGCCGCCGCGGCACCGCGTCCGACGATCCGGCCACCCGCGGCGTCGTCGGTCTGCTGCGCGCCACCCAGGCGCAACCGCAGCGCGAGGCCCTCGACCGGCTGCTCATGCTGGGCACCCTGCTCGAAGGCCACGCCGACCATGTGATGGACGCCGTCGGCCCCACCGTCATCCCGACGGTCGAGCAGATCCGCGCGGCCTTCGACAAGCGCCGCAAGCGCCCGACCAACCCGGTGCAGCGAATCCTGCGCGCCCTGCTCGGTGTGGACGCGAAGGTCGCGCAATACATCCGCGGCAAGGCGTTCGTCGACCACGTCGTCGGCCGCGTCGGCATGGAGCGCTTCAACGTCGTGTGGTCGAATCCCGAGACGCTGCCCCGGCCGGACGAGATCGACAATCCGGACCGCTGGATCGCCCGCGTACTGGGCTGA
- the hpt gene encoding hypoxanthine phosphoribosyltransferase yields MYGDDIASVLITEEQIAAKTQELAELIAKRYPADAPEGDLLLVGVLKGAIFFMTDLAKALPIPTQMEFMAVSSYGSSTSSSGVVRIMKDLDKDIAGRNVLIVEDIIDSGLTLSWLKRNLSTRNPASLEVVTLLRKPDALRTHVDVAHVGFDIPNEFVVGYGLDYAERYRDLPYIGTLDPKVYGGS; encoded by the coding sequence GTGTACGGGGACGACATCGCGTCGGTGCTGATCACCGAGGAACAAATCGCCGCCAAGACGCAGGAGCTCGCCGAGCTGATCGCCAAGCGCTATCCGGCCGACGCGCCGGAAGGCGACCTGCTGCTGGTCGGCGTGCTCAAGGGCGCGATCTTCTTCATGACCGATCTGGCCAAGGCGCTGCCCATCCCGACCCAGATGGAATTCATGGCCGTCTCCTCCTACGGCTCGTCCACCTCCTCCTCGGGCGTGGTGCGGATCATGAAGGACCTGGACAAGGACATCGCGGGCCGCAACGTGCTGATCGTCGAGGACATCATCGACTCCGGCCTGACCCTCTCCTGGCTGAAGCGCAACCTGTCCACCCGCAACCCGGCCTCGCTCGAGGTTGTCACCCTGCTACGCAAGCCGGACGCGCTGCGCACCCACGTCGACGTGGCCCACGTGGGCTTCGACATCCCCAACGAGTTCGTCGTCGGCTACGGCCTCGACTACGCCGAGCGCTACCGCGACCTGCCCTACATCGGCACCCTCGACCCGAAGGTCTACGGCGGGTCCTAG